DNA from Candidatus Omnitrophota bacterium:
ACCTGTTCGGCAAGACGGTTAGCTACCCCGCCCAGCCTGATCTTGTCGGGGGATGTTTCTACAATCCTCCGTACCGTCATCTCGCCACCTACGGGCCTTGCGCCTTCGGCAACCACTACGATGCTGAAACGTTTTCCGCTCATGGCCCGTTCGTCCAGTTTTTTACAGACTTTCCCGATATCATATGGTATCTCGGGGATCAATATCACATCACCGCCGCCGGCAACGCCCGAATAGAGAGCGATCCATCCCGCATAACGGCCCATGACCTCCACGACCATGACCCGGTGATGAGACTGCGCCGTCGAATGTAATTTATCGATCGCCTCCGTAGCCGTAACGATGGCCGAATCGAAGCCGAATGTCAGGTCGGTCCCGGACAGGTCGTTATCGATAGTCTTCGGCACCCCCACTATGTTAAGACCACTTTCGGCTAATTTCGACGCTATGGTCAATGTCCCGTCGCCGCCGACCGTGATCAACGCGTCGAGATTGTGCTTTTTATAATTTTTTATAGCCTGGCCGGACACATCCTTGCATATGATCTTTCCGCGCTCTTCGACAGAATATTTATATGGATTGGCTATATTTGAAGTACCGAGTATAGTACCGCCCACGCTCAGGATGCCGGATACGTTACGGCTTTTCAGCATAACCGCCTTGTCATGGATCAATCCGCCAAAGCCATCCAGGAAACCTACTACCTTCATCTTATAAGCGTCAACGGCTATCTTAACAACAGCCCGTATCACGACGTTCAGGCCCGGACAATCTCCGCCGGCCGTCAATATCCCGATTCTTTTTATCTTATTGTTTTTTTGTTTTGCCGTAAAGCCCCCCTTCGACAGGTACGTTCCAGATTTCTTTAGCATACTCCCATATGGTCCTGTCGCTTGAGAATTTTCCTGAACGGGCCACATTTACAACGGACCTTTTTGCCCACCCTGCGCTGTCTTTGTACGCTATGGAGATATCGTCCTGGACACCGCAATAATCGTCAAAATCGGCGCACACGAAAAAATTATCCTGATGCCGCAATGAGCCTATGATAGAGTCAAACAGCCCGAATTCCACCGGCGACAAGAAATTACTTCTTATAAGGTCGAATACCTCCTTAAGGGCCGGAGAGCGGTCAATGAATAACTGCGGGTCGTAGCCGCTAATCCTCATCGCCTCGATCTCGTTCGCTTTAAGTCCGAAGAGAAATATGTTTTCGCGCCCGACCTCCTCGGCGATCTCGATATTGGCGCCGTCGTATGTTCCTACGGTAAGGGCGCCGTTTAGCATGAACTTCATACAGCCGGTGCCCGAGGCCTCGGTGCCGGCTGTCGATATCTGCTCCGACAGGTCGCTTGCAGGAAATACCTTCTCGGCGAGGGAGACGCGGTAATTCTCGAGAAAGATCACTTTCAGCCTGTTGCGCATATCTTTGTCCCTGTTGACCACGTCGCATATATTGTTAATGAATTTGATCACCAGCTTCGCCATGAAATAGCCCGGAGCCGCCTTGCCGCCGAACATAAACGTTCTGGGAACAACCGCCTGCTTCGGGTCTTTCTTGATTCTGACATACTGCGCCAGGACGTACAGGGCCAGTAAGAGCTGGCGCTTGTATTCGTGTATCCGCTTTACCTGGACATCGAAGAGCGAGGCCGGATCAATCTCGACGCCGGTGGTCCTGCGGATATAATGGGCAAGGCACTTCTTGTTCAGCGCCTTTATATCCTGCCACTTCTTAAGAAAAGACGCGTCGGACTTGTACGCCTCGAGATCCTTCAGCCGGGACAGGTCGGATATCCATGCGTCGCCGATCGCCTCGGTTATCAGGGCGGACAGGTCCGGGTTCGCTTTCTGCAGCCACCGCCTTTGCGTAACGCCGTTGGTTTTATTGTTGAATTTCTTCGGGAAGAGCCGGTAGAAATCGGCGAAGAGGTTCGTCTGGATAAGCCGCGAGTGGAGCTCGGAGACCCCGTTCACCGAATGGCTTCCGATAACGGCGAGATTCCCCATGCGGATCCTCCTGCCGCCGTCTTCGTCGATGATCGACATGCTTCTCAGGCGGTCATTGTCACCGGGAAACTTTGCCGCCACTTCCCGCAAGAACCGCAGGTTTATCTCGTAGATGATCTGCAGGTGGCGCGGTAGCATCATTCCGAACATATCGACCGGCCACGACTCCAGCGCCTCCGGCATGATCGTATGGTTCGTGTAGGCCACCGTCTTCACGGTAATGCGCCACGCCTCATCCCACCCGAGCTTTTCCTTGTCGATGAGTATCCGCATCAGTTCGGGAATAGCGATCGCCGGATGCGTATCATTAAGTTGAATGGCGACCTTGTCCGGGAAAGCGGAAAGATCGGTGTTCTCCGACTTAAAACGGCGGACGATATCGGCGATCGAAGCCGCCGTAAAAAAGTATTCCTGCTTCAACCGCAGTTCTTTTCCTTCATTATTATTGTCGCTCGGGTAGAGTACTTTTGATATGTTCTCGGTCAGGACCTTATCGTATACGGCCTGCTCATAATCGCCTTCATTGAAATATCTCAGGTCAAACTCTTCCGTGCTGTGCGCCGACCACAAACGCAGCGTATTAACGATGTCGTTCCTGAAGCCGGGTATCGGGATGTCGTACGGCATCGCGAGAACATCGCCGGTATCGGCCCATTCCACCCTGAGATCGCCCTTTTCGTCATGGTACATACGCGTATTTCCGTAAAACTTCACTTTGGACGCATGTTCGGGCCGTGCGAATTCCCACGGATTATCATGGCTTAGCCATGTATCCGGAAATTCGACCTGCTGTCCGTTCACGATCTTCTGGTTGAAAATCCCGTATTCATACCGTATGCCGTAACCATGGGCCGGGATACCGAGCGTCGCCATCGAATCCAGGAAACACGCGGCGAGCCTCCCCAGACCGCCGTTACCAAGCCCCGCGTCGGCTTCGCATTCGCGCAGTTCCTCGATATCAAGCCCTACTTCCTCGACGGCATCCTTCGTCTGTTCCATAAGACCGAGGTTCAGCATATTGGTCCCGAGAAGACGCCCGATCAGGAATTCCAGCGACAGATAGTACACTCGCTTAAGATTTTTCTTATGATATCTCTGCTGGGTCGCTATCCAGCGCTCTACAAGCCTGTCCCGCACGGCCATAGACACGGCCAAAAAATCATCGTAGGCCGTGGCCGTATATTCGTCTTTCGCGAGGGCATACGCCAGGTTGGATTGGAACGACCACGCTATCCCATCCTTCGTAATGTCCTTACCTATCCTGGATATGTCCGGCTTCTTGTTATTATTCTTCGTAAAAAACCTCTTTCAACAATAAAAGGGCAAGGCGAAGTCAAAATATCCTTCACCTTGCCCTAGTAGGCCGTAACTGTGCGCTGAAGAAAAGTGGATTATTTGCAATACTCCGCCTCAATAGCCTTTTCCGCTTTTAACCAGTTATCCAGATCGCGTCCCGGCTTGCCGTCAACGGCATAAGTGCCGCATGCGATAACGACTGATAATGCTAGAGCCAAAAATAACGTCGCTCTCCTCATGTACACCTTATATAGTACGGACTGCACTCCTAATTAACTATATTGGAAAACGATGCCTTTGTCAACGTTTTTCGGCATTTGGTTTTTTTCCTGTAGGCGGTACGCTTGACAATTTTAGAATATGTGGTAGATTTATACTATAGCGTTATATTATGCTATATATAAAATAAAAGAGTGCTATATGAAAATAAATATTGCCGCCGTTACTGTGCTCGTTCTTTCATATTTTATAATAACTGCCGGCGATTCTTTTGCCGAAACCAAAGTTACTACCTTCAACGGCGAGGTGTCTGTTATAGTCATAAAAGACGGCAAAGAGACCGAAAATAAAGTCGTCCTGAAGGCCGGAGAAGCTGTCATGAGCAAGCGCGCCGCGGACAGGATCGCTCTTCAAAAAGCGGCGGTGAGTTGGAAGGATATAGGCCAATTTGAACAGGATATCGTCGCCAGGGAGCCGTTCTCCAGGTTGTACATAGATAACATATGGGCCGCGAGGATGAACGGCGTAATAAAGCTTGTGAGGGAAAAGACCGGCGAAAACCCGTCCCTGGATGCGGTTCTTGAAGCCCTGGGGTTGCCAAAACAGAGGCCTTCGGGCGCAGGCGTATACAGGATGTTGTCGGACCAGAAAGATAAGAACGCTCAAGTCCCTTATGTGGACAAGAACCTTAATGAATATATGGACGCCAAAGGGGCAATGCACAATAACCCTTATTTCAACCCCACGGTTGCCCAGGACCAGCCTGATATAATAGTCCCGGTAAGCGCCGGCTAGCTATTCTGTTATAACGATACCTTCCCCTGCCAGGGATTTCTTAAAATTTTTATACATGCTTTCGTCGCCGGACAGAGGCGCAAAGGAAATACTCTGCCGCAAACTCTTCGCGATTAAATAATACGCAAGTCCTTTCTTCAGGGCCGCTTTCCTTGCGGCTTCATCCTTATCGCTAAGCCCCAGCCTGAAGAGAAAATACGCGTATGCAATCTGCCGTAGCGCATTGCGCGGCTCTCTTAACGCGGCCTCCTTGAACGATTTGTCAGCGGCCCCGTAGTGTCCGGCCCAGGATTCAAGCTCCCCCCTAGAAACGAGATAGAGGCCATTGTAAGGATTTAACTTTATGGCCCTATCTATAGCCCCGAGCGCCGCTTCATACACAGGCTGCTTATTTACATAATCGCGCCCGGCGCTTTCCCTGAATATCGAATAATACTGCCTGAAATACAGGCCGTCGTTCAAGGGGTCGAGCCTCTGGGCTGTCTCATAACTCTTATTATCGGTCTTATCCTCGACGATCTTTTCCGCCATGTAGGGCCTTGCTACCGTAAAAGCCGCGTAAAAAAACAAGAGGACGGCTACAGACGCGCATAGGGCCTTCGACCCCCCGGATATCAGAGTTATTATGGTTCTAAGCGGGCGCTTATCTTCTTTGTCTCCGGGGCGGATCGTTGAAACCGCCAACGCCAGGATAACGATAAAAAGCGATGATATAGCGTTGGCGTGCATGCAAAAATCTACCGAGTTATGCAGTAACAGGTAAAAGGATGCCGTAAGGACGCTGACGCCGATATAATGATAATAAATATCCCGCGCGCGTTTCGTATTTAATGAAAGCATTATAAGGAAAATAACGAGCGGTAAGAGCGCGATAACGGCGCAGAGAGGTCCTATCTCTATCACGAACTGCAGCAGGTCGCTATGGAGATACCTGTAAAAATCCGTCCCGGGATTGGCCATATAGTAAGGAAAGACCAGCGAAAACGCGCCCAGGCCTATCCCTGTGAGCGGGTAGTCGCCCAGGATCCTGGACGCGCTGACATATAATTTTAATCTGTCAGCCGACAAGTCATACGAATATAATGTGCCGAGCTCCCTTACAGCCCGTCCGAGATCTATCCAGTTCAATAAAAGATAAGAGACGAATATCCCCAGGGACAGGATAAATACCAGGCATTTCCATTTTTTCTGCCGGGCCGACAATAAAATGAAAAATGAGAGGGAGACGATAAAGAAAGCCATCCCCGCCCGCGATTTGGACAGGAACAGGGACGAGACCATGACGGCAAAAGAGCAGGCCAGTAACAGCGTTTTCTTGTTAAAAACGTTTTCCAGCATGGCTGCCAGCATCTGTTTTAATGACAGGTCCCACGAAATTCGAGCGCCTTCATAGACGCTAACAAGGAGCCTGCCCAGGGCGATGAACGATATCATGGATACGTAACACGCGAAATAATTTCCATAGGCAAAGCTTCCGAAAATATCCCTCCCCGGGAATTCTTTCAACCAGTATATCTTATCCGCGCCGGTCACAAGTTGGAGTATGCCGAGGACGGAGACCGCGGATCCGGCCGTTATTATCTTGTATATGATACGGTCGGCGTCATCCCTGTTCCTTATATTGACGGCAACCGACGCGAATAACGCGAAATAGACCAGCAGCAGTTTGAGGGCAAGATACGTCTGATAAGGATATAGAGTGGTCTTGAAATATAGCTGGTAAAAGAGGCATGCGGCGAATGCCAGGAAGAAGATATTAAGGACGCTCTTCCGGTAATAAACGGCGCCTTCTTTGATGGATCTTAATACGGTGAGGAAAAAGAGGAGCGCTATGGACAGTTCTAGCAGCGTGCCGGACCAAACGTGGACGGAACCGAAGGCGAGCGGCGCGAAGAATATTATAAAGGTAAGGGTTAATGATATCGATCTATTGAGCAATCGGCCACGCTGCTTTTTGATTTTTTGGGGGCGCGTCGTCGCTCCCCGACGAGTAGTAATCCTTGTAATATTTGTGGTAATATTTGTACTTGTAGTAAGAGCTCTTCTCCATCTGCGAAAAGTTTATTATCATCCCGGCGACCCTCGACCCTATGGCGAGAAACTTGTCCCTTACCTTTTCCAGGACCTTTACGCTTACCGTTCCGTATTTAGTCACCAGCACGGTAGCGTTGACGATCTTTGACAGGACGACAGCGTCGGATATGTTAAAACAAGGCGGCGTATCGATGATTATCTTGTCGAACTTCAGGGATAGCTCATTGAGAAGCGTCTGCATCCTGTCGGAACTTAAAAGTTCCAACGGGTTTGGTGTTTTGGAGCCGCTTGGCATGAGGAACATATTGTCATAACGGGTCTTCCTTATCGCTTCCTCTATCGAAGCGCCTTCTACAAGGATGTTCACCAGGCCGGGCGTCTTATTCATATTAAGGAGGGTATGCGCGCGCGGCTTCCTTACGTCGGCGTCCAGGAGCAGGGTCTTGTAACCGCTCTTGGCAAGAAGGAAAGCCGTATAGCCTGCGGTGAGGGATTTGCCTTCCTTCGGGAGGGTGCTTGTAAAAAGCACCGTCTTCAGTTCGTCCTTCGGAGCCGAAAATATTATATTCGTCTTTATGCCCCTTATCGAATCGGATGCGCCCGGGTCTTTGTCTATTTCGTTAAAATCCTCGTTCAATTTGGATGCCGGAGGGGTATTCTTGAGCACGGGGAAATCTCCCAGATACGGCAGTTTCAGTTTTTCTTCAACGTCTTCCTGGCTCTTCACGGAATCGTCAAGATACTCGGTCAGGAATATCAGCCCCAGGCCCATAAAGACCGACAGTAAAAACCCTATTAAGATGTTCTTCGTCTTCTCCGGCCTCACCGGCTTTCCCGGGATCTCGGCGTAATCGATGACCCTTATATTGTTCGCCTGGAGCCTGCCGGCCAGGTCGGCTCGAAGGCTGGACATTATCCTGGCCGTCTCGGCCTTCATCTCATCGTTGATGAATTTAAGTTTGGTATTCAGGGCCGTTATCTTCGGGTGCTTATCCTTATAACGCTTGCTCAGATTAGCCAGCTCAGACTCTATCCCTATCCTATCGCTTCTTAATTTTTGCAGGGTCTGGTTTTGCACTATCGAAGGGAGGCTGTCCATGGATTCTTCTTTTGAAAGCTCTTTCAACTGCCCGTATATAGTATGGCTCTCTATCTCCCGGGCGTCTTTCGGGAAGGCCCTCAATATCTCCTTCGACATAAAGAGCATGCTCTCGATATTCTGTTCTATATAAAGGCCTACCAGGGTATTGGCTATCCTGGCGGCCATTTGCGGATCCTTGTAGTCCACGTTTATCTTGACGAGCCGCGCGTTCTTTATCGGTTCGATTATCACGATATCTCCGAGCGCGTTTTCGGGAAACCCCTCCTTGAAATCTTTAAGCGACCCGAGATCGAGCGCCTTGACTACCTTTTTCAATAATGCCTTGCTCTTCAATATTTCATATTGGGTAAAGTAATAATCCTGCCATCCTATCGCCGGCATTATGGCTTCTCTCGTATTGCCGGCGGAAAGCGACATCTGGGGTTTCTCTATAAGTACCAGCGATGTGGCGCGGTATATGGGGATCTGCTTGAATGTAAAGACGACGTCCAGGAACATAACGATCGCCATGACGGAGATAAGGATCCATCTCTTGACGTATATTATATACAGGTATTTTTTTAGATCGAATTCCTGTTCCTGCGTCATCACCCCAAATCCCGCGCTTCGCATATCAGAAGAGCCTTTCAGGAATATAAACCAGGTCGTCCGGTTTGAGAGTCACGTCTTTCTGCCTACCGTTTATTATATTATCTATCTTCGGATCCATCGATATCTTCTTGCCGTCAGCGCCTGCCCTGACTATCCTCGTACCCCCTATGGACGCGTAACCGGTAAAGCCTCCGGCCAGGGATATAGCCTCCAGAAGGGTGACGTCCTTGTCCTGGGGAAAGGGATACGACCCCGGCTTTTGTACGCACCCCAGCACCAGCACGTTCCTCTGGTGATACGTCTTCACGCTGACGTGGACGTATGGATTTACGATATAGTCCTGCGCGAGGAGTCTTGTGATCTCGTTCTCTACGTCCGACTTATTGAGCCTGGCCACCTTTACCGCGCCTAAAAGCGGGTAGGTGATCGTCCCGTCCTCTTTCACTTCAAATTCGCCGCTTAAGTCCTGCTCTTCATAGACCTGTATGCTCAGGGTATCCCCGGCCGAGATCTTATAGGATCCGCCCGGGCCGCTTTGAGATGAGACAGGTTTCTCGTCCGGATATGCTATTTGATTTAATGATAATGCCACAAGGAGGAAAAAAACAACCTCGAGGATCTTTTTCATATTAAAAGCTCAACTTAGCGCCGCCCGATACCCTGCTGTTTCCGTATTCGATGTCCCTGAAATTCGAGACCTTGAATTTATATTGATATTCTACATAAGCGGCAAGCCAACTCTTTATGTCGTAGGTCGCCCTCACGTTAAACCCAAGCAGGTTGTCGGTCCTCTTCTTGATCTCTCCGGTTGACGTAACGGTCTCCTGCGGGTAGTCGCTTCTGACATAAAACACGCTTCCGCGGGCGACAAGATTATTGGAGATATCGTGATTTACCGAAAGGTAGGCATTGGCGCTTTTGAAATATCCGACGTCTTCGTATACCGATTCATTTATGTCATACGACGCCAGGATCTGCACTGTGGTCTTTTGCGAAAGGAGGTAATCGTAGACCGCTTCGGCTACGGCGCCCTGAGTGTTCTTCCTGGCGGTCGATTCATAATAACGGTACTGGTAGCCGGCCTTAAGGTATACGGTCGACTTCGCCGTCAGCTTTCCCTGGACGCCTGCGCGAGCCTGTTGGAATATCGAGCTGTAATTCAGGCCCTCGTAATAATCGATGATTCCCAGATTATACTCTCCGGTAAACGACAACTTGGGCGAATTATGCCAGTACAGTATCGGGGAGAACCTGTGCTCGAAATAACTGTAGTCCCGGTATGACTCATTGATATAATGCTGCAGTACCTGGTCATAACTTAACTCGAGCGAGGTCTTCTCGCTCGCGTCCCATCGCATAGTCGCGTCAAAACCGTTAGCTATCCTTTTTACAAAATCATTCGTCTCGCTCGTCGCCGGATCCGAGGTCGGGCGGAAGGTATCGCTAAACCTGAATTTTATGCGGCCGTTCCTGGCGAGCTCCATGCGCGCTTCTACGGCCTGGTTGATACGGTTCTCTTTATTCTTTTTTCCATATAGAAAAATGTCCGCGTTATAGGAGGTATAGAAGAGGCTGTCGGAATTGCCGTAATAAAAAGTCGCTGAGGGGCTCAGCGTCGTTATAAAATCGTCGATCGTCGCGTCTTTGGTGAGGTAGATGTTGTCGTCGTATCTCTCTTCCGCGTTAAAGCTACACCTGAACCTCTTTTCCTGCAGAAGACCGAAAGCCTCGCCGTCTTTGGGCGCTTCCAGATAGCGCACGCTTTCGTCAAGCGCGGACTTGTCGGAGGCCGCATATGCGGATCCCGGCGATAACATAATCGATCCGGCAGCCGCCAGGATTAAAAAGATAAAAAGACTGTTTCGTGATGTTTGCCGTGATTTTGTCATATGATTAGCGATGTCTCGTTAAGAGTATATCATAATGTGCGTTTAAATCAAATACAAATACCGCCTGTTTTTTACTTAAGCCGCGCCTTCAGAACATGGTAAATAAATACGGGCGTCGAGACCAGGTTCCTTTTCCACATCCTTCGGGGTTCTCTGAAGAACCTGAAGAGCCACTCAAGCCCGATCCACTGCAAAAATACGGGGCCCCTATTCTTCGTGCCGGCATAGTAATCGAAGGCCGCGCCTATAGACGCTATTACTTTAGCGTTCAGCCTATCCCTGTTCTCATATACCCACTTCTCCTGTTTAGGAGCGGTCATGGCGACCCATAGAACATCGGGATTGGCGCTATTGATAAGCTTTATAGATTTTTCATTCTCCTCTTGGCTGAAATCTCCGAATGGAGGAGCGTAAGACCCCGCTATTTCGATGTTGGGGAATTCCCTGCCTACCTTGTCCGAGAGCTTTTTCAGGACATCGTCGGTGCATCCGTAAAAAAAATATCTGTTTTTACCGTTCTTATTTAGAAAATCGCTGAGCCCGGCAAGGAGATCCGATCCCGTGAACCTCCTTTTTATCATCCCCCCCAGGAATCTTGAGGCCATAACGATGCCGAGCCCGTCAGGAATGACTATTTCGGAGTCGAGCATGGCTTTCCTGAACAGGCCGTCCCGCAGAGTCACTACAGCCGCGTTAGGGTTTATGGTAGACACGACTTTTTTATCTTTTCGCCTTATGGCTGTAGTCAATTCCATGTAAACGTCTTCCGGCGCCCGGGTATCGACTAAAATATCCAGTATCTTTTCCTTATCCATCCTTACCCCTGTTTATTACTTTACTATATATGTCTACAAGGATCTTATAATTTACATCCGGAGAAAATCTCTCTTCGTATTCTCTGCGTGCGGAGCGCCCCATCTCCATGCATGCCTTATCATCTGTGATGATCTTTTCAAGCTTTGAGGCAAGATCATGCGGGTCATTCATATCAAATAACAGGCCGGTCTTGCCGTCGCTCACCATTTCGCCGATGTTGTCGATGCGCGATCCCACTACGGGCTTCCCCATGCTGAACGCTTCGATTATCACCGTCGGGTGCATCTCGAACCACCTTGACGGCACTATGACGCATTTCGCTTTCTGCATTATCCTAAGCATCTCATCGTGGTTCACATTATTCAATAACTCCACCGCTGAAAGGCCGTTATTCTTTATCGCCTTTTCAATAGAATCTTTTGCCTGGCCGTTGCCGGCGATCTTGACGGGCGCGTCTATCCCTCTTTCGACCTTAAGGATACGCAAAGCCTCCATTAAAGTATCCGTCCCTTTACGTTTATTGAGTCTTCCGGCAAACAACAGGTAGGGATCACTGTCTTCGTCCGATGCGGGAATTCCATGTACAAAATTGCTTTTTACCGATATCTTATCCGGAGATATGCCGCAATTTATCAATCTCTCTCTGGCATTGTTCCCAAGCGCTATGTACGCGTCTATGCCTTTATCGGTGATCTTTCGCAACCTGTGGAATACGGCCGAAAAGACCGCCGGCAAGGTGCGTATCCAGGGAGATTCGCAGCATCCGCATAGCGCGCCCCTCCAGGGAAGCTTGCCAAGGCACAGCGTGCATACCTTTTCTTTTCTTACAAAGATGCCGTTAGCGCAAAAAAATCTGAAGTTATGTACGGTCTGGACGACCGGGACACCCGCGTCTTTGCAAGCGTAATACGCCGACGGAGATACCAGGTACCATATATTATGAAAATGGGCCACATCCGGCTTTTCCCGCTCTATTAAAAGCCTCAGCTCTCTATAAGTCCTGCGCGACCATATAACACTTGCGGCTGTATGGAGCCTTTTCTTGTAGCCGCCTATCTCATCGTTGTGCCGGCAATAGGTAACCACCTTCACGCCCTTTTTATTCAGCAGGGCCAGCTCATTCTGGAATACTATATTCTCTCCTGAAGGGGCGGAGGTCTTGTAAAAATTATGGACAAGCAGTATCTTCATTTAAATACCCTGAATATATATCTGGTCGGAGGCAATATACATTTCAACAATTTCGACGTAACGCGTTTTTCTTCCGGGTCATTGGATAGTTCGTGGTATAGAGGAAGATATTTGTCGACGCGGAATCCCGTCTCTTCCAGCATATCGATCATCTCTCTCCTGGAATAGGCTACGCTATGCGGCAAGTGCCAGAAACCCCTGTGATACAGGTATGCAAAGTCCAGGATCGCCGATCCTCCCGGCCTCAATACATCATAGATAGCCGCCAAAAGCTTTTTTTCGTGATCCCGGCCGGAGATCAGCGTATCGTTACATAAAACAACGTCGAAGATATCCTTTTTGAAAGGTGGCTTAAGATAATCGCATCTCGCAATAAATATGTTTGTCCTTTTTTTCTCTATGGATTTCTTAGTGAGATAGCAAACTGAGTCGACCGAGATATCGCACAAAACTGCCGTCTTCGACTTGACGGCGATCTCCCAGGAAAACCTGCCGCTCCCCGCGCTTATATCGCAAAAACTGCCGATATGCTCCGGGATAAGTTTGTTCAACATGTATATATGTTTTTTCAGCTTCTTCCTGTAGTTTTCCGGGACCGACAGGCCCCACGGAGAAGGATCTTCTACCCGCCTGAAGGGCTCATCGAACAGGCGATTATAACAATCGATGCTTCTATTCTCAACGACGCCGCCGCGGCGCCGCGCGAATTTTTTGGCGGGCATTAGATCAACGCAGATGCCGTCCAATATCTCAAATGTTCTTTTACATCCCGGACAGCGCACATTATCGTCCCTTGACACGCCTCGGCCGCAATCGGGGCAGGCCAAAAGATCGATGAACTCCGTTAAACTAACCTTGGATCGTCCGGTCATTTATGGATTCCCATAATTCGGAATTGGTGCAATAAACAATATTATCCGTCGATTTGACAAATTTCAGAAAATCTTCCAGCTTGCTCCATAGACCGAATTTTTCTATTTCCCATGAGTGGCCCCAAAGATGGAAAGATCCGCCGTTATTTTTTAAATCTCTCAGCAGGCCGGAGGCGCATCTTGTAAAATCGGTCATACCTCCGGCATTCTTCGTGATATTAGCGAGGCTTTCGCCGTCCATCCTTTCAACGCTGGTCAAAAGGCATGTGCGCAAAGGCCGGTCGTAAACCTGAAGGGTCGTATACAGCAGCCCTTTATCCAGGTCTGCGATCTCCTTGGTCCGCATGTATCCGGTTGTCCTGGCAAAATCAAAACCGCTCTCCAGGACCGCCTTCAATAAAGCTTCATTAAACTTACCTCTTGGAAAACAGAAAGAACCCACTCGCTTTCCCAGGAGATCCTCAAGCAATCTTTTGCCTTTTTCTATATCCTGCCTGGCTTTATCTAAAGGAATGCGCGTAAGCACATTGTGAGAATACGTGTGAGCCCCTATTTCGAACGTATTATCAAGATGCCTTATCTCTTCGGGAGAAAGGATGTCTTTCGACTCTTTGTTCGCTATTGAGATGTAGAACGTCGCCTTGACTCCGTACCGCGCCAGCAGATCAGCCAATTTCAGGTCAAAGCGGCTGCCGTCATCCCAGGAGCTTGTAAACAGTATTCTGTTTTTGCCGGAAAAGCTTGATAGCTCCAATGCCTACCCCCATAATAAAATAAAGATTTGCCGCCAGGAACGGGCATTCCAAAAGCGGCCCGAAAAACGCTATGATCATAAAAGCCCAATAATAGACGAGGCAAAATGTTATTATGTTCCTTTTGTGGTCTTCCATGCCGGGTTCGACCTGTTTTAAGAAGCGCCTGGCCCTTATTACAAAAACTGAATGCAGGTAA
Protein-coding regions in this window:
- a CDS encoding ATP-dependent 6-phosphofructokinase translates to MLKKSGTYLSKGGFTAKQKNNKIKRIGILTAGGDCPGLNVVIRAVVKIAVDAYKMKVVGFLDGFGGLIHDKAVMLKSRNVSGILSVGGTILGTSNIANPYKYSVEERGKIICKDVSGQAIKNYKKHNLDALITVGGDGTLTIASKLAESGLNIVGVPKTIDNDLSGTDLTFGFDSAIVTATEAIDKLHSTAQSHHRVMVVEVMGRYAGWIALYSGVAGGGDVILIPEIPYDIGKVCKKLDERAMSGKRFSIVVVAEGARPVGGEMTVRRIVETSPDKIRLGGVANRLAEQVEKATHLETRATILGHVQRGGIPTPFDRILATRYGSEAVTMVLEKKFGRMVALRGNRMTDIPINKAIGKLKTVSPDMPLVRYTKLMGIGFGD
- a CDS encoding glycogen/starch/alpha-glucan phosphorylase; translation: MSRIGKDITKDGIAWSFQSNLAYALAKDEYTATAYDDFLAVSMAVRDRLVERWIATQQRYHKKNLKRVYYLSLEFLIGRLLGTNMLNLGLMEQTKDAVEEVGLDIEELRECEADAGLGNGGLGRLAACFLDSMATLGIPAHGYGIRYEYGIFNQKIVNGQQVEFPDTWLSHDNPWEFARPEHASKVKFYGNTRMYHDEKGDLRVEWADTGDVLAMPYDIPIPGFRNDIVNTLRLWSAHSTEEFDLRYFNEGDYEQAVYDKVLTENISKVLYPSDNNNEGKELRLKQEYFFTAASIADIVRRFKSENTDLSAFPDKVAIQLNDTHPAIAIPELMRILIDKEKLGWDEAWRITVKTVAYTNHTIMPEALESWPVDMFGMMLPRHLQIIYEINLRFLREVAAKFPGDNDRLRSMSIIDEDGGRRIRMGNLAVIGSHSVNGVSELHSRLIQTNLFADFYRLFPKKFNNKTNGVTQRRWLQKANPDLSALITEAIGDAWISDLSRLKDLEAYKSDASFLKKWQDIKALNKKCLAHYIRRTTGVEIDPASLFDVQVKRIHEYKRQLLLALYVLAQYVRIKKDPKQAVVPRTFMFGGKAAPGYFMAKLVIKFINNICDVVNRDKDMRNRLKVIFLENYRVSLAEKVFPASDLSEQISTAGTEASGTGCMKFMLNGALTVGTYDGANIEIAEEVGRENIFLFGLKANEIEAMRISGYDPQLFIDRSPALKEVFDLIRSNFLSPVEFGLFDSIIGSLRHQDNFFVCADFDDYCGVQDDISIAYKDSAGWAKRSVVNVARSGKFSSDRTIWEYAKEIWNVPVEGGLYGKTKKQ
- a CDS encoding O-antigen ligase family protein; protein product: MLNRSISLTLTFIIFFAPLAFGSVHVWSGTLLELSIALLFFLTVLRSIKEGAVYYRKSVLNIFFLAFAACLFYQLYFKTTLYPYQTYLALKLLLVYFALFASVAVNIRNRDDADRIIYKIITAGSAVSVLGILQLVTGADKIYWLKEFPGRDIFGSFAYGNYFACYVSMISFIALGRLLVSVYEGARISWDLSLKQMLAAMLENVFNKKTLLLACSFAVMVSSLFLSKSRAGMAFFIVSLSFFILLSARQKKWKCLVFILSLGIFVSYLLLNWIDLGRAVRELGTLYSYDLSADRLKLYVSASRILGDYPLTGIGLGAFSLVFPYYMANPGTDFYRYLHSDLLQFVIEIGPLCAVIALLPLVIFLIMLSLNTKRARDIYYHYIGVSVLTASFYLLLHNSVDFCMHANAISSLFIVILALAVSTIRPGDKEDKRPLRTIITLISGGSKALCASVAVLLFFYAAFTVARPYMAEKIVEDKTDNKSYETAQRLDPLNDGLYFRQYYSIFRESAGRDYVNKQPVYEAALGAIDRAIKLNPYNGLYLVSRGELESWAGHYGAADKSFKEAALREPRNALRQIAYAYFLFRLGLSDKDEAARKAALKKGLAYYLIAKSLRQSISFAPLSGDESMYKNFKKSLAGEGIVITE